In Cydia splendana chromosome 26, ilCydSple1.2, whole genome shotgun sequence, the following are encoded in one genomic region:
- the LOC134803117 gene encoding gastrula zinc finger protein XlCGF52.1-like gives MSGIVEVYIKVELEREDEDSSHPNASETEGRTYENEEKEEIVVEPEVSGMLAVEQEADPFWEDRSTPCPIPQGKSTPRPNPEAKRELRPKHLKAAAAIACSILKQAEQKRNAPQKPQRRQPTQRHTCDVCQKVFNRINNLRNHQQTHKKQHCNICRKDLLTRKKLRNHVRRFHSEKPYYCEQCNKEFKEAYELKRHTRIHTGERPYLCEMCEKSFSNAGALKDHRHTHNNLKRFTCDTCQKQFKQKYSLKIHLLTHTQKPYPCNVCSKEFVRSADLNEHMLSHSATKPYSCNKCGTQFSRKDTFYRHAKRKFCMSISDEKAFLVRNEDCSWS, from the exons atgagtgGAATCGTAGAAGTATACATAAAGGTGGAACTGGAACGTGAAGACGAAGACAGTTCGCACCCGAATGCGAGTGAGACGGAAGGCAGAACATATGAAAATGAGGAGAAAGAAGAGATCGTGGTGGAGCCTGAAGTGTCGGGGATGCTGGCAG TTGAACAAGAGGCAGATCCCTTCTGGGAAGACAGAAGCACCCCATGCCCCATCCCGCAGGGCAAAAGCACACCACGCCCCAATCCAGAGGCAAAGAGAGAGCTCAGGCCAAAGCATTTGAAAGCAGCCGCGGCTATTGCCTGCA GTATACTAAAACAAGCCGAGCAAAAACGAAACGCCCCTCAGAAACCACAAAGAAGGCAGCCCACACAACGGCACACTTGCGACGTATGCCAAAAAGTATTCAACAGAATCAACAACTTAAGGAACCACCAACAAACACACAAGAAACAACATTGCAACATTTGCCGCAAAGATTTACTAACAAGGAAGAAGCTACGGAACCATGTCAGGAGATTCCACTCTGAGAAACCATACTACTGCGAGCAATGCAATAAGGAGTTCAAGGAAGCGTATGAGTTGAAAAGGCATACGCGAATCCATACCGGCGAACGGCCGTATTTGTGCGAAATGTGCGAAAAATCTTTCTCCAACGCCGGCGCTTTGAAGGACCATAGACACACtcataataatttaaaacgtttcacttgtgacacttgtcaaaaacaatttaaacagaAATATAGTTTGAAAATACATTTGCTGACGCATACGCAAAAACCATATCCCTGCAATGTATGTAGTAAAGAATTCGTTCGGTCTGCGGATTTAAACGAGCATATGTTGTCTCATAGTGCGACAAAACCATATTCGTGCAACAAGTGCGGGACGCAGTTTTCTAGAAAGGATACTTTTTACAGGCATGCTAAGCGGAAGTTTTGTATGAGTATTTCTGACGAGAAAGCGTTCCTTGTACGTAATGAGGATTGCAGTTGGAGTTGA